A genome region from Candidatus Eisenbacteria bacterium includes the following:
- a CDS encoding glycosyltransferase family 4 protein translates to MISSSGFQDSDKKLKVIILHNIINPHVNPLFEAISNLPDISLKVYFLSESAKDRKWSVETKLPFQYEILSNTVLNLHDRERGLFPFVINPSIGLKLFKERYDVLVCSGWESPSAYMALLVCKLRKKRFVLWSGTTVNEKSSRWKFTTPFKKLLAAKSDACISYGTLSREFLVSLGAEKRKTFISYNTVDVEYFRDRANSARNERRKILDKLGVSGDSSIILYVGQLIQRKGIDHLLKAYGRLRREDTSASLFIVGYGPEERALKEMCIRDNIPDVHFKSFIDLPDLPEIYAVSAVFVLPSKIEVWGLVLNEAMACGLPIITTNTVGASRDLVEEGVNGFVVCAGDEEALYLGMKTLVSDRPLRERMGRESLRIISGFTYKNVVRGFQDAFEFVNRSKSSMSSAGP, encoded by the coding sequence ATGATTTCTAGCAGCGGTTTCCAGGACTCGGACAAGAAACTTAAAGTCATCATTCTGCACAACATAATAAATCCTCATGTAAATCCGCTTTTCGAAGCCATATCAAACCTTCCGGACATAAGCTTGAAAGTATATTTCCTGAGCGAGTCAGCAAAGGATAGAAAATGGTCGGTTGAAACGAAACTGCCGTTTCAATACGAGATTCTGTCAAACACGGTTCTGAACCTGCACGACAGGGAAAGAGGCTTGTTTCCTTTTGTCATAAACCCATCAATAGGGCTGAAGCTTTTCAAAGAAAGATACGATGTCCTGGTTTGCTCGGGATGGGAATCTCCTTCTGCGTACATGGCGTTACTTGTGTGCAAGCTGAGAAAGAAGCGGTTTGTGCTCTGGTCCGGGACAACGGTGAATGAAAAGAGCTCTCGGTGGAAATTTACGACCCCGTTTAAGAAGCTGCTGGCCGCGAAATCCGACGCGTGCATCAGCTACGGAACGCTGTCGAGGGAATTCCTGGTGTCTCTCGGCGCCGAGAAAAGAAAAACATTCATCTCTTATAACACCGTTGATGTGGAATATTTCCGGGACAGGGCGAATTCCGCCCGGAATGAAAGACGGAAGATTCTCGACAAACTCGGCGTAAGCGGAGACAGCAGCATAATCCTGTATGTCGGCCAGCTGATACAACGCAAGGGTATAGACCATCTGTTGAAGGCCTATGGAAGACTTAGACGTGAAGATACGAGCGCCAGTCTGTTCATAGTCGGCTACGGCCCGGAGGAGAGGGCGCTGAAGGAAATGTGCATCAGGGACAACATACCGGATGTTCACTTCAAGAGTTTCATTGACCTGCCGGATTTGCCTGAAATCTATGCAGTCTCCGCAGTCTTCGTTCTTCCGTCCAAGATTGAGGTCTGGGGTCTGGTCTTGAACGAGGCGATGGCCTGCGGGCTTCCGATCATAACCACGAACACGGTAGGAGCCTCAAGAGACCTGGTCGAGGAAGGCGTGAACGGGTTTGTCGTCTGTGCCGGAGATGAGGAAGCGCTTTACTTAGGGATGAAGACGCTGGTTTCCGACCGGCCGCTCAGAGAACGGATGGGACGGGAATCGCTCAGGATCATAAGCGGGTTTACATACAAGAACGTAGTCCGCGGTTTCCAGGATGCTTTTGAATTCGTTAACCGGAGCAAGAGCAGCATGTCATCGGCGGGCCCGTAG
- a CDS encoding glycosyltransferase family 2 protein — MTVRKSIVVPCYNEALNLPSLISRFAELYRPGDNWELVLVNNGSTDDSASALDREIKGKPYIVVATVPAPNVGYGHGILTGLRAARGEYLAWTHADGQTPPKDVLTAFDILESAKNPRRTFVKGRRRGRPAGDRLFTFGMETAAAIILGKRLPDINAQPKAFHRDLLGLAVFPPTDLSLDLYFFWLAKSNGFKVQTFDVSFGKREHGTSKWAFSLRSRKRHITRTLKFMVALRSRTGPRSSLCA; from the coding sequence ATGACCGTCCGCAAGTCCATCGTCGTTCCTTGTTACAATGAGGCTTTGAACCTGCCTTCGCTCATTTCGCGGTTTGCTGAGCTGTACCGGCCGGGTGACAATTGGGAGCTTGTGCTCGTGAATAACGGCAGCACGGATGACAGCGCCTCTGCACTCGACCGTGAGATAAAGGGAAAGCCGTACATCGTTGTCGCAACAGTCCCGGCCCCCAACGTCGGTTACGGTCACGGCATCCTGACCGGCCTCCGCGCGGCGCGCGGAGAGTACCTGGCCTGGACTCACGCGGACGGGCAGACGCCGCCGAAAGATGTGTTGACAGCTTTCGATATCCTGGAGTCGGCAAAGAATCCCCGCCGTACGTTTGTGAAAGGCCGGCGTCGTGGAAGGCCTGCCGGAGACAGGCTTTTCACTTTCGGGATGGAGACCGCGGCCGCGATTATTCTCGGAAAACGTCTTCCTGACATAAATGCCCAACCCAAGGCGTTCCACCGCGACCTGCTTGGTCTTGCCGTGTTCCCGCCAACAGACCTTTCCCTCGACCTCTACTTCTTCTGGCTGGCCAAGTCCAACGGCTTCAAGGTCCAGACTTTCGATGTCAGTTTCGGGAAGCGCGAGCACGGCACCTCCAAGTGGGCCTTCAGTCTGCGTTCCAGGAAACGGCACATCACGCGAACTCTCAAGTTCATGGTTGCGCTGCGCTCAAGAACCGGGCCCAGGTCTTCACTCTGCGCTTAA
- a CDS encoding GtrA family protein, which translates to MNQNGEKRVNAQVGEMVRFVIVGCMAVATDFLVYFALVYLVPVIPIPVSKATSFAAGASLAFVLNRKVVFRAGERKASSQVIPFAVLYLLTLGLNTLTNSVLLALGATKPLAWLFATGASTISNYLGMKFVVFRKVRPRESLSL; encoded by the coding sequence ATGAACCAGAACGGTGAAAAACGGGTCAACGCGCAGGTAGGCGAGATGGTTCGCTTCGTCATCGTCGGATGTATGGCAGTGGCGACGGATTTCCTGGTCTACTTTGCTCTGGTCTATCTGGTTCCGGTAATCCCAATCCCGGTCTCCAAGGCCACGAGCTTTGCGGCCGGTGCTTCGCTGGCTTTCGTGCTTAATCGCAAGGTGGTTTTCCGTGCGGGAGAAAGAAAGGCTTCCTCCCAAGTGATACCATTCGCCGTGCTTTACTTGCTCACCCTGGGCCTGAACACTCTAACGAATTCCGTGCTGCTTGCGCTGGGAGCCACGAAGCCATTGGCGTGGCTGTTCGCCACCGGCGCATCCACAATCTCGAACTATCTGGGCATGAAGTTTGTTGTATTCCGTAAGGTCAGGCCGCGGGAGAGTCTCTCTCTATGA
- a CDS encoding NTP transferase domain-containing protein, whose amino-acid sequence MLIFIPMAGFGDRYLRAGYTQPKPLIPVDGVPMIERVLSCFPQESKFLFAINRRHADETELPEVLRKLRPGAATVLVEPHKDGPVRTVLSCARHLPDDEDILLNYCDFGVDWSFENFVSWLRQGRFDGAMTAYKGFHPHSLGPTLYAYMRNDGERVLEIREKHHFTPNRFEEFASSGLYYFRRGCDLKRLSYELIESGKRVQNEFYVSTVMEHLIEKGAKVGVYPLSHFYQWGTPEDLRDYESWALAMRALDPFLERVAGARSLASQVIPMGGRGTRFTEQGYHDPKPLIDVAGSPMIAQAIACLPIPLSRVLVALEEHALDDRFRHVISMLRPAARIEPLRHVTEGQACTARIGVLGTDGSSPIIDLDAPVLFAPCDTGYLYNVDEWLHMESTQDWDLVVVSAHGHLPAIWRPQMYGWFAAEQGRIKTVSVKKLVPGVPAGEQQVITGTFLFRDGHTFLREVDAMIAENDRINGEFYIDTIARRMVERGMRVKSFPVEKYIPWGTPEELLTFQYWNEVFRGGRPLAAR is encoded by the coding sequence ATGCTGATCTTTATTCCCATGGCAGGATTTGGCGACCGCTACCTGCGGGCGGGCTATACACAACCCAAGCCGCTCATACCAGTGGATGGCGTCCCGATGATCGAAAGAGTCCTCTCCTGCTTCCCTCAGGAGTCCAAATTTCTTTTCGCAATAAACCGGCGCCATGCGGATGAAACTGAGTTGCCTGAGGTCCTCCGTAAATTGCGGCCAGGGGCAGCCACTGTCCTCGTTGAGCCCCACAAGGATGGTCCGGTCAGGACAGTGCTATCTTGTGCAAGGCATTTGCCGGACGATGAGGACATTCTCCTGAATTACTGCGACTTTGGAGTTGACTGGTCGTTTGAGAATTTCGTGAGCTGGTTGAGGCAAGGCAGGTTCGATGGCGCGATGACGGCGTACAAAGGTTTTCACCCTCACTCTTTGGGCCCTACCCTTTATGCATACATGCGGAACGACGGGGAACGAGTCCTTGAGATCAGGGAGAAGCACCACTTTACTCCAAACCGGTTCGAAGAGTTTGCTTCCAGCGGGTTATACTATTTCAGGCGTGGGTGCGACCTCAAGCGTCTGAGTTATGAGCTCATCGAAAGCGGGAAGCGGGTGCAGAATGAATTCTACGTGAGCACGGTGATGGAACATCTCATTGAGAAGGGCGCCAAGGTCGGGGTTTATCCTCTGTCGCATTTCTATCAATGGGGCACTCCCGAGGACCTTCGCGACTACGAATCGTGGGCGTTGGCTATGCGCGCTCTGGATCCATTCTTGGAAAGGGTGGCCGGGGCGCGTTCTCTGGCGAGTCAAGTGATTCCAATGGGGGGGCGCGGAACGCGGTTCACTGAGCAAGGTTACCATGACCCGAAACCTCTCATAGATGTGGCAGGGAGTCCGATGATTGCTCAAGCTATCGCCTGCCTGCCAATACCTCTGAGCAGGGTGCTGGTCGCTTTGGAGGAGCACGCACTGGATGACCGGTTTCGGCATGTCATTTCCATGCTGCGGCCCGCGGCACGAATCGAGCCGCTCAGGCACGTGACCGAGGGCCAGGCGTGTACGGCAAGGATCGGTGTGCTCGGTACGGACGGAAGTTCCCCAATCATAGATCTCGATGCTCCTGTGCTGTTCGCCCCCTGCGACACCGGGTATCTTTACAATGTTGACGAGTGGCTCCACATGGAGAGCACCCAGGATTGGGACCTCGTCGTTGTGAGCGCTCACGGTCATCTTCCGGCGATCTGGCGTCCGCAAATGTACGGTTGGTTTGCGGCGGAGCAAGGCAGAATAAAGACTGTATCCGTCAAGAAACTCGTTCCGGGAGTGCCCGCCGGGGAACAACAAGTTATCACAGGCACATTCCTTTTCAGGGACGGGCACACGTTTCTCCGGGAAGTGGACGCAATGATCGCCGAGAACGACCGGATCAACGGCGAATTCTACATAGACACGATAGCGCGCCGAATGGTAGAACGCGGTATGAGAGTGAAGTCTTTCCCCGTCGAGAAATATATCCCGTGGGGTACGCCCGAGGAGTTGCTGACGTTTCAGTACTGGAATGAGGTTTTTCGTGGCGGACGACCTCTTGCGGCCAGGTAG
- a CDS encoding class II aldolase/adducin family protein, whose protein sequence is MNNALEELRIMGERLGKPWWVQGPGGNVSVKTEDGELWVKASGKRLKDVAGEGGFARVCLETALRAVDGDPQADAELFSLVPRPSLETYFHTLPGRVVAHTHSLGVLLLACSSRDGGLGGLVETVPYLRPGRGIALALRDLRKSFDEQVFLLRSHGLVVIAPDAARAVLLTEQIDRRICDRFQNLPHFEKRVAHYLGADVMDLQGGKTRRLPSRKESGSVRYLFPDAAVYASKVQIDVIHDLRSLAENALSGLGRSLVLVDAQGQRAAVARNLEQLDDTCEILAAHDWLEEALGECACYLPDDEPDKVVSMPSEQYRIRLQTP, encoded by the coding sequence ATGAACAATGCGCTTGAAGAGCTAAGGATAATGGGAGAACGGCTGGGGAAGCCGTGGTGGGTCCAGGGTCCGGGAGGCAATGTCTCGGTCAAAACGGAGGACGGGGAGCTCTGGGTCAAGGCCAGTGGAAAGCGCCTCAAGGACGTGGCTGGTGAAGGAGGCTTTGCCCGGGTTTGCCTGGAGACTGCGCTTCGAGCAGTGGATGGTGACCCGCAGGCGGATGCGGAACTTTTCTCACTCGTGCCGCGGCCATCGCTGGAAACCTATTTTCATACTCTGCCGGGCCGGGTAGTTGCGCACACACATTCCCTGGGCGTTCTGCTGCTCGCGTGCTCGTCGCGGGACGGCGGGTTGGGTGGACTCGTGGAAACTGTACCCTATCTGCGCCCGGGCAGAGGAATTGCACTTGCTCTGCGGGATCTCCGGAAGAGCTTCGACGAACAAGTCTTCTTGCTTCGCTCACACGGCTTGGTGGTCATTGCGCCGGACGCTGCTCGTGCCGTGCTTCTGACTGAACAGATCGACCGGCGCATTTGCGATCGCTTTCAGAATCTGCCTCATTTCGAGAAACGTGTTGCCCATTATTTGGGAGCCGATGTCATGGATCTGCAGGGCGGAAAGACTCGACGCCTTCCGTCTCGCAAAGAGAGCGGTTCTGTGCGCTATCTATTTCCGGATGCGGCGGTCTATGCGAGCAAAGTACAGATTGACGTCATTCATGACTTGCGGTCTCTTGCAGAGAATGCGCTTTCCGGTCTCGGGCGTTCATTAGTACTTGTGGACGCACAGGGACAACGAGCAGCTGTGGCTCGAAACCTTGAACAGCTCGATGATACGTGCGAGATCCTCGCGGCTCATGACTGGCTCGAGGAAGCGCTGGGCGAATGTGCTTGCTATCTGCCCGACGACGAGCCCGACAAAGTTGTTTCGATGCCATCCGAGCAGTATCGTATTCGTCTCCAGACACCATAG
- a CDS encoding HAD-IA family hydrolase, producing the protein MNQAGAKRPRALLLDLDDTLYEYRFPEEQARAKLLRLVEVELNLGQPEVNCLWEESRMAVKERLGARASAHSRLLYLSELVHRSGRSDLLPRVRSWERTFWEEFIGKASLRTGARELILAWHARGGKTAIVTDLTLEVQLWKLESFGLLALIDVLAASEEVPEDKPAAEVFLLAMERLGVQAEDCMIMGDSPAKDGAAAHTLGIPFLHVNSQESLQKAIVELLP; encoded by the coding sequence ATGAACCAGGCCGGAGCTAAGCGCCCGCGAGCTTTGCTGCTCGATCTTGACGATACGCTTTATGAGTATAGGTTCCCTGAGGAACAGGCGCGCGCGAAATTACTCCGGCTGGTCGAGGTCGAACTCAACCTGGGACAGCCTGAAGTGAATTGTCTCTGGGAAGAATCACGCATGGCGGTGAAGGAGCGACTCGGTGCGCGCGCAAGCGCACACTCACGGCTGCTCTATCTGAGCGAACTCGTGCACAGATCCGGACGTTCTGACCTTCTGCCCCGGGTACGGAGCTGGGAACGTACCTTCTGGGAGGAGTTCATCGGAAAAGCCAGTCTCCGAACAGGCGCGCGAGAACTGATCCTGGCCTGGCACGCCCGGGGGGGCAAGACGGCAATTGTTACCGACCTTACTCTTGAAGTTCAGCTCTGGAAGCTTGAGTCCTTCGGTCTCCTCGCTCTTATCGATGTTCTGGCGGCAAGTGAGGAAGTTCCTGAGGACAAGCCGGCCGCGGAGGTGTTCTTGCTCGCCATGGAACGCCTGGGAGTACAGGCCGAAGACTGCATGATCATGGGCGACAGTCCGGCCAAGGACGGCGCCGCAGCACATACTCTTGGGATTCCGTTTCTCCATGTGAACTCGCAGGAAAGCCTTCAGAAAGCAATAGTGGAACTCCTGCCATGA
- the galE gene encoding UDP-glucose 4-epimerase GalE encodes MKILVTGGAGYIGSVVVERLLVRGDSVIVLDDLSTGHAEALSNGVRFVKGRVGNSSVLSKLLAEDPCDCVLHFAASTEVGESMKKPGTYYRRNVSESMVLLEAMVEHDTRRIVFSSSAAVYGEPEKTPITEESPTNPTNPYGETKLVFERALEWHRRIHGVSSVSLRYFNAAGATGERGEDHSPETHLIPNVLKVPLGQRKEVSIFGDDYPTRDGSCLRDYVHVEDLAEAHIQAIDAMAEGRSGIFNLGSERGNTVLEVVRACEEVTGKRIPFKIVGRRPGDPATLVASSAKAKKELGWDPRKQNILEIVADAWKWMKEHPRGYASSRG; translated from the coding sequence ATGAAAATTCTTGTGACTGGAGGAGCTGGGTACATAGGAAGCGTGGTCGTTGAAAGGCTTCTTGTGCGGGGAGATTCGGTCATTGTTCTTGACGACCTTTCGACCGGGCACGCGGAAGCCCTCTCGAACGGTGTGCGCTTTGTAAAAGGAAGGGTCGGAAACTCCTCCGTTCTCAGTAAACTTCTTGCTGAGGACCCTTGCGACTGTGTACTTCATTTTGCCGCCTCAACTGAGGTGGGAGAATCGATGAAGAAGCCAGGCACGTATTACAGGAGAAACGTTTCTGAGAGCATGGTTCTTCTTGAAGCAATGGTCGAACATGACACACGGAGGATTGTTTTCTCTTCTTCTGCGGCCGTCTATGGTGAGCCGGAGAAAACTCCCATCACGGAAGAGTCGCCGACAAATCCTACCAATCCATACGGCGAAACCAAGCTGGTTTTTGAACGTGCACTTGAGTGGCACAGAAGAATCCACGGAGTTTCATCCGTGAGCCTTCGCTACTTCAATGCAGCAGGGGCGACCGGGGAAAGGGGAGAGGATCACTCTCCCGAGACTCATCTTATTCCGAACGTTCTCAAGGTCCCGCTTGGACAGAGGAAAGAGGTCTCCATTTTCGGTGACGACTACCCTACGAGGGACGGAAGCTGCCTGAGAGATTATGTCCACGTTGAGGATCTTGCCGAAGCACATATCCAGGCGATTGATGCCATGGCGGAGGGAAGGAGCGGGATTTTCAATCTGGGCAGTGAACGAGGTAACACGGTGCTGGAAGTGGTCAGGGCATGTGAAGAAGTGACCGGGAAAAGAATCCCGTTCAAGATTGTTGGAAGAAGACCCGGTGACCCGGCGACGCTTGTGGCATCTTCAGCGAAGGCAAAGAAAGAGCTCGGATGGGATCCCCGAAAACAGAATATTCTTGAGATCGTCGCAGATGCGTGGAAATGGATGAAAGAGCATCCCAGGGGCTACGCGTCTTCCAGGGGCTGA